In Nocardia sp. NBC_00403, one DNA window encodes the following:
- the trxB gene encoding thioredoxin-disulfide reductase, which translates to MSTPVRDLIIVGSGPAGYTAAVYAARAELQPLLFEGTQFGGALMTTTEVENFPGFRDGIMGPDLMEEMREQAKRFGADIRTEDVDTIDLSGPVKTVTVGDETHQAYAVILAMGSAARYLNVPGEQKLLGRGVSACATCDGFFFKGQDIVVVGGGDSAMEEATFLTKFAASVTIVHRREEFRASRIMLERAKANEKIKFVLNAEVAAVNGDTSVTSLTLRDTRTGETSELAATGLFVAIGHDPRSELVKGQVELDDEGYVQVLHPSTATKVPGVFAAGDLVDHTYRQAITAAGTGCRAAIDAERWLADQGDITSNTLDHAGSPVVVSAN; encoded by the coding sequence ATGAGCACGCCAGTTCGCGACTTGATCATCGTCGGCTCCGGACCCGCCGGCTACACGGCCGCCGTCTACGCCGCCCGCGCCGAGCTCCAGCCGCTGCTGTTCGAGGGCACCCAGTTCGGCGGTGCACTGATGACGACCACCGAGGTCGAGAACTTCCCCGGCTTCCGTGACGGCATCATGGGCCCGGACCTCATGGAAGAGATGCGCGAGCAGGCCAAGCGGTTCGGCGCCGACATCCGCACCGAGGACGTGGACACGATCGACCTGAGCGGCCCGGTCAAGACCGTAACCGTCGGCGACGAGACGCACCAGGCCTACGCCGTGATCCTCGCCATGGGTTCGGCTGCGCGCTACCTCAATGTGCCCGGTGAGCAGAAGCTGCTCGGCCGCGGCGTGAGCGCCTGCGCCACCTGTGATGGCTTCTTCTTCAAGGGCCAGGACATCGTCGTGGTCGGCGGTGGCGACTCCGCGATGGAGGAGGCCACCTTCCTGACCAAGTTCGCGGCCAGCGTGACCATCGTGCACCGCCGCGAAGAGTTCCGTGCCTCACGCATCATGCTCGAGCGTGCCAAGGCCAACGAGAAGATCAAGTTCGTTCTCAACGCCGAGGTGGCCGCCGTCAACGGCGACACCAGTGTCACGAGCCTGACGCTGCGCGACACCCGCACCGGTGAGACCTCGGAGCTCGCCGCCACCGGTCTGTTCGTGGCGATCGGCCACGACCCGCGCAGCGAACTGGTCAAGGGCCAGGTCGAACTCGACGACGAGGGCTACGTCCAGGTACTGCACCCGTCGACGGCAACCAAGGTGCCCGGCGTTTTCGCCGCGGGCGACCTGGTCGACCACACCTACCGGCAGGCGATCACCGCCGCGGGCACCGGCTGCCGTGCGGCGATCGACGCCGAACGCTGGCTCGCCGACCAGGGCGACATCACGTCCAACACGCTGGACCATGCCGGCAGCCCGGTTGTCGTCTCCGCCAACTGA
- the trxA gene encoding thioredoxin translates to MSKSANTVTVTDASFADDVLLSEKPVLVDFWADWCGPCKMVAPVLEEIAGAHADKLTIAKLDVDANPGTARDYQILSLPTMMLFSGGKPVKQIVGAKGKAALLRELDGVI, encoded by the coding sequence ATGTCCAAGAGTGCCAATACGGTCACCGTCACCGACGCGTCCTTCGCCGATGACGTGCTGCTCAGCGAGAAGCCGGTGCTCGTGGACTTCTGGGCCGACTGGTGCGGTCCGTGCAAGATGGTCGCCCCGGTGCTGGAGGAGATCGCGGGCGCGCACGCGGACAAGCTGACCATCGCCAAGTTGGACGTGGACGCCAACCCGGGCACCGCCCGCGATTATCAGATCCTTTCGCTCCCAACTATGATGCTGTTTTCCGGCGGTAAGCCGGTCAAGCAAATCGTGGGAGCCAAGGGCAAAGCCGCCCTGTTGCGCGAACTCGACGGCGTCATCTGA
- a CDS encoding N-acetylmuramoyl-L-alanine amidase, with amino-acid sequence MHRLRHGDTGPAVAEVRSTLASLGFLHAHAVGTDHADAREYWKDTDASFDRQLDSAVRAFQQHRGLLVDGIVGPATYRALKEASYRLGARTLIYQLSAPLYGDDVATLQRRLQDLGFYVHRVDGYFGPHTHEGLTAFQREIGLSADGICGPDTLRSLELLGARVTGGNPHRIAEEEVVHRAGPQLTGKRIVIDPGLGGQDKGHAVPTEYGDVYESEILWDLASRLEGRMAATGMETFLSRPWGANPSDAERAETSNAFDADLMISLRCATNPSPSANGVASFHFGNSHGSVSMIGQVLAGFIQREVVARTSLQDCRLHARTWDLLRLTKMPTVQVDIGYLTNEYDATVLTNPRMRDVIAEAILISVKRLYLLGQDDQPTGTYTFAELLAEELAAADRM; translated from the coding sequence ATGCACCGACTTCGTCACGGCGATACCGGTCCAGCCGTCGCCGAGGTTCGGAGCACCCTGGCAAGTCTCGGGTTTCTGCACGCTCACGCCGTCGGCACCGATCACGCCGATGCGCGCGAGTATTGGAAGGACACCGACGCCTCCTTCGACCGTCAGCTGGATTCCGCGGTTCGCGCCTTTCAGCAGCACCGCGGACTGTTGGTCGATGGCATCGTCGGGCCGGCCACCTATCGAGCCCTCAAAGAGGCGTCCTACCGCCTCGGTGCCCGCACCCTGATCTATCAACTGTCCGCACCGCTCTACGGTGACGATGTGGCAACCCTGCAGCGCAGGCTGCAGGACCTCGGTTTCTACGTGCATCGGGTCGACGGCTACTTCGGCCCGCATACCCACGAAGGCCTGACCGCGTTCCAGCGGGAGATCGGGCTGTCCGCCGATGGCATCTGTGGGCCGGACACGTTGCGGTCACTGGAACTGCTCGGTGCGCGCGTCACCGGCGGCAATCCGCATCGCATCGCCGAGGAAGAAGTGGTGCACCGGGCCGGGCCACAGCTCACCGGCAAACGCATCGTCATCGACCCCGGTCTCGGAGGTCAGGACAAGGGCCACGCGGTCCCCACAGAGTACGGCGACGTCTACGAGTCGGAGATCCTGTGGGATCTGGCCAGTCGGCTGGAGGGTCGCATGGCCGCCACCGGTATGGAGACGTTCTTGTCCCGACCGTGGGGCGCCAACCCTTCCGATGCCGAACGGGCCGAGACCTCCAACGCTTTCGACGCCGATCTGATGATCTCGCTGCGCTGTGCGACCAACCCGAGTCCGTCGGCGAACGGGGTCGCGAGCTTCCATTTCGGTAACTCGCACGGCTCCGTGTCGATGATCGGTCAGGTGCTGGCCGGCTTCATTCAGCGCGAGGTCGTCGCACGAACGTCGTTGCAGGACTGCCGACTTCACGCCCGAACCTGGGATCTGTTGCGGCTGACCAAGATGCCGACCGTGCAGGTCGATATCGGCTATCTCACCAACGAATACGACGCGACGGTGCTCACCAACCCGCGGATGCGCGACGTGATCGCCGAAGCCATCCTGATTTCGGTGAAACGGCTGTATCTGCTCGGTCAAGACGATCAGCCAACGGGCACATACACTTTCGCCGAACTACTGGCCGAGGAGTTGGCTGCGGCCGACCGCATGTAG
- a CDS encoding GNAT family N-acetyltransferase — protein MSTSVTALTLGGLDKLPTHARRCVFWEIDPAVAENSREFSDPVFEKEAWLSTVMLEWGSCGQVANVNGNVAGCALYSPPSAVPRAALFPTSPVSPDAVLLTTLSAEFPYSDADIAHRLISAVVADLVRRGVRALEAFGIRTDPPTKAMSDRSLGSMTLMERIGSPVRDSGSATAATKCSPETCMIDADFLEEVGFEVIAPHHRFPRLRLELDSDHGWKEDVERALDQLLAAAALTVPFRIGAP, from the coding sequence GTGTCGACCAGCGTCACAGCACTTACCCTCGGCGGACTGGACAAGCTCCCCACACACGCACGGCGCTGTGTGTTCTGGGAGATCGATCCCGCTGTCGCGGAGAACTCTCGGGAGTTCAGCGATCCGGTCTTCGAGAAGGAGGCCTGGCTCTCGACGGTGATGCTGGAATGGGGTTCGTGCGGCCAGGTGGCCAACGTGAATGGCAATGTGGCGGGTTGCGCGTTGTATTCGCCACCCAGCGCTGTGCCGCGTGCCGCTCTCTTCCCCACGTCACCGGTAAGCCCGGACGCGGTCCTGCTGACCACGCTGAGCGCCGAATTCCCTTATTCGGATGCCGACATAGCCCACCGGCTCATCTCGGCCGTGGTGGCGGATCTGGTGCGTCGCGGTGTTCGAGCGCTGGAGGCCTTCGGTATTCGCACCGATCCCCCGACCAAGGCGATGTCGGATCGATCGCTCGGTTCGATGACCTTGATGGAGCGGATCGGCTCACCGGTCCGTGATTCGGGCTCGGCGACCGCGGCTACCAAATGCTCGCCGGAAACGTGCATGATCGACGCGGACTTCCTCGAGGAGGTCGGCTTCGAGGTGATCGCGCCGCATCATCGATTTCCGCGACTGCGTCTCGAGCTCGACTCCGATCACGGCTGGAAAGAAGACGTGGAGCGCGCCCTTGATCAACTGCTCGCGGCGGCGGCGCTGACGGTTCCCTTCCGGATCGGTGCGCCCTAA
- a CDS encoding ParB/RepB/Spo0J family partition protein encodes MTQAKKGGLGRGLAALIPTGPAATPGLGSAAANVVIGLDPIGPQPASAFLHRVPDPTEEELSSPGGAIYREISPEQIEPNPKQPRHVFEEEALAELVHSIREFGLMQPIVVRRVEPAVDRYQIVMGERRWRACQEAGLTTIPAIVRETADESMLRDALLENIHRVQLNPLEEAAAYQQLLEEFDVTHEELASRIGRSRPVVTNMIRLLKLPIPVQRRVAAGVLSAGHARALLGLEAGADAQEVLAARIVAEGLSVRATEETVTLANRDPDAAAPTAPRRKPIHMPGLQDVAERLSESFDTRVTVSLGKRKGKIVVEFGSVEDLERIVGMMEQQQLGT; translated from the coding sequence ATGACTCAGGCGAAGAAGGGTGGGCTAGGACGCGGTCTTGCCGCGTTGATCCCGACGGGACCGGCGGCCACACCGGGTCTCGGCAGTGCCGCGGCGAATGTGGTCATCGGTCTCGATCCGATCGGCCCGCAACCGGCTTCCGCATTCCTCCATCGGGTCCCCGATCCGACCGAGGAGGAGCTCTCCTCCCCCGGCGGCGCGATCTATCGCGAGATCAGCCCGGAGCAGATCGAGCCGAATCCCAAGCAGCCGCGGCATGTCTTCGAAGAAGAGGCACTCGCCGAGCTGGTGCACTCCATTCGCGAGTTCGGTCTGATGCAACCGATCGTGGTGCGTCGGGTCGAGCCCGCGGTGGACCGGTACCAGATCGTCATGGGCGAGCGCCGCTGGCGGGCCTGCCAAGAGGCCGGCCTGACGACGATTCCGGCGATTGTCCGCGAGACCGCCGACGAATCCATGCTGCGCGACGCACTGTTGGAGAACATCCATCGGGTGCAGCTCAACCCGCTCGAAGAGGCGGCGGCCTATCAGCAGCTGCTCGAAGAGTTCGATGTCACCCACGAGGAATTGGCATCGCGAATCGGCCGGTCCCGACCGGTCGTGACGAACATGATCCGTCTGCTGAAGCTGCCGATCCCCGTGCAGCGGCGGGTGGCGGCCGGCGTACTGTCGGCGGGACATGCTCGTGCCCTGCTCGGTCTCGAGGCCGGAGCGGACGCCCAAGAGGTCCTTGCCGCGCGCATCGTCGCCGAGGGGTTGTCGGTCCGCGCCACCGAAGAAACTGTCACGCTGGCGAACCGCGATCCGGACGCCGCGGCCCCGACCGCTCCCCGACGCAAGCCGATCCACATGCCGGGTCTGCAGGACGTTGCCGAGCGGTTGTCGGAGTCGTTCGATACTCGGGTCACGGTGAGTCTCGGCAAGCGCAAGGGCAAGATTGTTGTCGAGTTCGGTTCGGTCGAAGACCTCGAGCGGATTGTCGGCATGATGGAGCAACAGCAGCTCGGCACGTGA